TTTTTCTTCCTATCACTACGGACTGAAGTCCGAAGTTACCATATCTTTTCGTCCCTACGGGACTTGCCAAATACTCAAAACCAAATGCCGTTAGGCATGTTGCATCTTGTAGTGCCGTTAGGCACGGTTTATTTTGTAACGTCGTGGCTTTAAGCCCGGCGATAACAACCATGCAACCTCCGCATGAGTGCCGTAGGCACGATACATATTACACTACGAAACCAACCTTCGCCAAACGCAATGGATTAAAATCCAATGCCATACATCGTCTCTACGGGACTTAACCTGTGCTGTGTATCTGCCTTGTAATGCCGTAGGCATGTTTTTATTTTGTAACGTCGTGGCTTTAGCCCGGCGATAACAACCATACAACCTCCGCATGAGTGCCGTAGGCACGATACATATTACACTACGAAACCAACCTTCGCCAAACGCAATGGATTAAAATCCAATGCCATACATCGTCTCTACGGGACTTAACCTGTGCTGTGTATCTGCCTTGTAATGCCGTAGGCATGTTTTTATTTTGTAACGTCGTGGCTTGAGCCCGACGATAACAACCATGCAACCTCCGTATGAGTGCCGTAGGCACGATACATATTACACTACGAAACCACCCCTTCAAACGCAATGAATTAAAATCCAATTCCATACATCGTCCCTACGGGACTTGCCTGTGCTGTGTATCTGCCTTGTAATGCCGTAGGCATGTTTTTATTTTGTAACGTCGTGGCTTTAGCCCGGCGGTAACAACCATACAACCTCCGCATGAGTGCCGTAGGCACGATACATATTACACTACGAAACCACCCTCTCAAACGCAATGAATTAAAATCCAATGCCATACATCATCTCTACGGGACTTAACCTGTGCTGTGTATCTGCCTTGTAATGCCGTAGGCATGTTTTTATTTTGTAACGTCGTGGCTTTAGCCCGGCGATAACAACCATGCAACCTCCGCATGAGTGCCGTAGGCACGATACATATTACACTACGAAACCACCCCCTCAAACGCAATGAATTAAAATCCAATGCCATACATCGTCTCTACGGGACTTAACCTGTGCTGTGTATCTGCCTTGTAATGCCGTAGGCATGTTTTTATTTTGTAACGTCGTGGCTTTAGCCCGGCGATAACAACCATGCAACCTCCGCATGAGTGCCGTAGGCACGATACATATTACACTACGAAACCAACCTTCGCCAAACGCAATGGATTAAAATCCAATGCCATACATCGTCTCTACGGGACTTAACCTGTGCTGTGTATCTGCCTTGTAATGCCGTAGGCATGTTTTTATTTTGTAACGTCGTGGCTTTAGCCCGGCGAAAAAGCCTCTACATACCCACCAGAGTGCCGTAGGCACGAGGCATATCTAACACACCAACCTCCCTTCAAACGCCTTTTCCTTTCTCCATATGCAATGGGTTACAATCCCTATTTCTATTAAGCCTCCCTATCTCCTTAGCCATTACACGCATCCCAGTATTTTGGCACAGCCTGCATATTTCACGGCCTCACCGGAGCCATCCACCCCGATATTGCCAAACTCCACCCCGATGCTCAGCACAAGGGTGTCATCGGCTGTTAACACAGGTGATACCAAAGGCAGGTCAACTGTTAGCGTCTGTTCTGCAAGGGAGCGCTTCACATGATTCCATTCGCTACTCACTTCTCTCCGGTAGCCAAGTAGCAAATCATGGGCATAATCATACACATTAAGGTTTTCAGGCACCAACATGTCGGTGGCCACTCCCAGCGTCACCATCCAGCGCATCAACGGGAGCTTGTTTGGTGCCACCAGATGCTTGGCAGGATCAAAGGCAGGAATGGTAACCACTGCGCTTACATTCGCGCGGTCAATAGTCCATTGCGGAAGCACGCGGATCACCCGTTCAAAAGGATTTGTCCTGTTGAAATCAAAATTTGCCAGCATGTCATGATGCCGGCTGATCAACACACTTCTCCGTCCATGCTCATGTTCCGTATCAAGTTGCTGAATCTTTTTGCACAAAGCATTCAGCGCCGACGTCACATTGTAATCCGCAACGCGCAACAGCGGCTCAACACTTCGCCGGATAGCGCTCGCGGTCTTTGTACAGCCGGTCCACTCTATTCCGTTTTGCCGCAACGCTTTACAACTCTCCCTTGTCTTGATGGTATATTTACTCGGTCCGCCTTTGGTACGGATTATCACCTCTTCGCTTCCACGCCGGGTGTACATGGAAACGCCCTTCATGTTACCTGTGATTTGCATCAGTCCTTTTACACGCGCCATAATCGATATAATTAAAATTGTCTTGTTTGATTCCTGCTGTTACCTATGCTTAAGGCCATCTCAAAGTCACCTCAAATATAGTAAAAACTCATCACAAATATAGATATAATTTATATAAAGCAGATATATTACTCCTTTTTAAAAAGAAGCTATATATATACTACATATATGCTATATATATACTATATATATGCTATAAATAGATTTGAGCAGGCTTTGAGGTGGCTTTGAGGTGGCTTTAAGGAGGCCTAAAGATCAGAAGGAAGCCCTTATGGTGTAATGCCTGAACAACTACCAGTCACGCGCAACAGGATGGTTTCGCATAAGCATGTTTTCTCAATATGTATGGTAAAAATTCGACATAAATCATCGTAACATCCTTCCCTTCTCCCGGTCCTGATTTCCGGTATTCTCACCATCTTCAGATATGCCGTCCAAAGAATATTTTCAATTTATTTGGGAAAAGGTACTTTTATTTTGTAACTTGCAACGCCAAAATGGGAAAAATTCCTTTAGGCAGGCCAGTTGCGGCACTACCGGCTGAAGTGGCAAACAAGTCAAATCATTATATTTCAATCATAAACAAAAAAGATTATGTTACAAACTGGAGATCACATTCCTGACCTCACGGTGCAGGATCACAACGGGAATCCGTTTCAAACAAGTAGCCTGAAAGGCAAAAAAACCATTCTCTATTTTTATCCCAAGGACAACACCTCGGGATGCACCGCAGAAGCCTGCAACCTGAACGAGAATCTTTCGGCCTGGGCAGATAAAGGATATCAGATTGTCGGTGTCAGCCCCGACAGCCCCACCTCGCATCAGAAATTCATGGCTAAATACCAGTTGAATTTCACGTTACTGGCCGACACAGAGAAAACACTGGCTACAGCATTCGGTACCTGGGGCGAAAAAAGCCTGTATGGAAAAAAATATATGGGTATACTGCGTACCACTTTTGTGCTCGACGAGCAGGGCGTCATCACCCATGTAATCGAAAAAGTGAATACCAAAGAACATTCGCAGCAACTGGAAGTTGCATTGCAATGAAAATGGAAAGCAGTATCATGCTTTCTCCGGTCCAAATAAATCTGAGCATAACATAACGGAAAATACAGGAGAAGACGCCGGCATAAGAGTTTGCATACCACAGTAAAACAGCTGTTTTCGATGACAATAAAATTTTTCTGCAAAAAAAATGACATTCACTCATCCAAATGCAAAGTCTGCTACGTCTAACCTGTAACAAACCCATTCTAAATATTTACAGTTATGAAAAAAATCGGATTTTTATTGCTATTTGTGCTGTGTGGGGTATTTGCCACAACAAAGGCTGATATAAAAACAGACAAGCTTTTGGCTACCACCACCCAGCATGTTGCTCCTACAGCCAACAAGGATTCTGTATCATCTACTGCCGACAGCAGTTACGGCACAAACAAGGATCAACAGGAGTCGGAACTGATTCAGAAACTCTCTCCGGATCAACTGCTTGAACTGGAGAAAATCAGATCAGGAGAAAACGAAGCCAATCCACTGGGTGCCGTAGGTATTGTACTGATATCCATGATGCCTTTCGTTACAGCTATTCTGATTGTCTTCTTTGTGATGTACTCCAAGCGGAAAAAGGAACAACGCCTGATGGACCTTTATGAAAAAGCCATTGAGTCAGGCCGCGATCTGCCTGCCGACTTCTTCAAACGTCCGGAGGAAGATCAAAAAAGTTATTTGCTGAAAGGATTGGTCTGGCTTGCTGTGGGAATAGGATTATCGATCGGAATGCTCTACCTGATGGGCTTCAATTCTCCCTGGGCATTCGGTATGATCCCCGGATTGGTCGGTATTGCTTACGGCATCAGTTATTTTGTTGAGAAAAAAAACAAAGCGAACAACACGAACAATGAGTAATGCTGATGACCTCAAGTGGGTCATGCAGGTTACAGTGTTAGGAAACAAAAATGCATTCGATCCGCTTGTCCGAAAATATCAATCACCCATCCGACGTTTTTTCCTGAATCTGACGATGGGTGATGCATTGCTCAGCGATGACCTGTCACAAGAGACATTTATCAAGGCCTACCTGCAACTGAGTTCCTTCAAGGGACTCTCGGGATTTTCAACCTGGCTGTTCCGTATTGCCTACAATGTTTTTTATGACTATATTCGCGCTCAGAAAGGGAAGGATGAAGTTTCGCTTGACGAAGTGGACCGCCATTATCACACAGACAATGATTACTCGGCAGAAAATGCCGATCTGTATGCAGCTTTGGAAAAACTGAGACACGAAGAACGTACTGCTATTCTGCTTTGTTACATGGAAGGACTAAGTCATTCACAGGCATCAAAAGTGATGCAATGCCCGCTGGGAACACTCAAGTCATACGTTTCGGCGGGAAAGACAAAGCTGGCGTCCTTATTGCAGTAGGCAAAACCCTTTTAATTGAAAAACAATGAACGACAAAGCATTACAACAGTTTCTGCAACAACACAAACAGGAAATCCCTGATAACGGGTTTTCGCGCAAGGTGATTAACCGTCTGCCGGCAAGACAGCCTGCTCCACCTCTCGTATGGATTTTTGCCGCTATCGGCACGTTACTTTTCTTTGCCATCAACGGCTACCAAAGAAGCATAGAACAGATAGCAACGCTGATGGAAAAAGCCCCCTGGTGGACATTCCCGGTAGCAGGTACAGCTTTAGTTGCGGTTTTTCTGGTTGCTTTCCTGTGGCACGAACATAAAACAACCGTCAGTCTCAGTTTCAACAGATAACACAGCCGAAACACTGAGGAATCCTGACATAGGCGCTGTACCCACTTCCCGGTAAAGACAAAAAAAGCCGTCCCATAAATGAGACAGCCTTCTGCAATCCGTTATATTGTAACCGCTTATTTACAAACCACACATCCTGTGCATTTCGACAGTTCACCGCGGAAACGTTTTTCGACCAAGTAACGGATCCGTTCCTGCAACACGTCGATACGAATATTGTCAATCACGTCAGCCATAAAGGCATACATCAGCAACAGTTTTGCATCTGCCTCGGATAGTCCCCGCGAACGCATGTAAAACATGGCTGTCTCGTCCAGCTGTCCGATGGTTGCACCATGGGAACATTTCACATCATCGGCATAGATCTCGAGTTGAGGTTTTGTCTTCATTCTGGCCGTAGGCGTAACACACAAATTACGGTTGGTCAATAAAGCCTCTGTCTTTTGTGCTCCTTCAGCCACCAGAATTTTTCCTGCAAAAGCGCCAACCGATGAATCGTCAAGCACATATTTATACAGTTCGCGGCTCTGGCAGCCGGGTTTTGCATGCACCAGCAACGTGGAGTTATCAATATGTTCGGCTTTGTCACCAATAGCCATACCACACAACAAAGTCTGACACTTTTCACCCTGCAGATCAATCTTTACATCGTTACGCGTCATCCCGTTATGCAGCACAATTTCATTAACCACCACATTGGATGAGGCCTCCTGGCGAAGATAGAGAGAGGCGATGTTAGTCGTCTTATTGTGCGTATTTTCAAGCGAATAATAATCAAATGTGGCATTTTCGCCCACAAAAACTTCAGTGACACGGTTGCTCAGAAACTGAACATTATCCACGGTGTGGGCACATTCCAGAAATCTTGCCTTAGCCCCCTCCCCGATGATAATCAGGTTACGGCTATTGGCCATAAAATCGACATCGGATCGCATGATATCCACCAGTTGCACAGGCTTTTCAAGCGTCACCCCGTCGGGGACATACATAAAGAATCCATCCTGGGCAAAGGCAGTGTTGAAAGCCACGGAAGCCACCTCATCATTCGGAGCCAGACGGTTATAATATTTTTCGAATAAGGCCGGATATTTCTCTGCGGCTTCATTGAGACTGCACACAATAACCTCTTCAGGAAGTTTGGGTTGACGTGGCATCCGATAAAAACTATCGTTCACCACAAAATAAACCCATGAAGTGATACCCGGCACATCGCACCGGAACACATCGCCCGGATTGGACGGTATAGAAAGCCGGTTAATATTCAATCCATATTCAACCTCAAATGCCGAAGCCAGGTCTGTGTACATATAATCTTCCTGCGAAGTGGTCGGGAATCCCAGCCGGATAAAAGCATCCATGGCTTCATCCCGGGGGGCATTCAGCAGTGGAGCGCAGGGCTTGTGAATTGCATTCCGGTATTGTTGATACAATTCGATATAAGTATTTTCTTTTGACATCATATTACGTTCAGAATTAATCGGGCTCCCGCTTCCTCTTTATCTGTGATAAAAAAGAGAAAACATCAGCCCCTGTAAAACATGTAACCGGATTGTTATTCCTCGTCCACCTGCTGCTTGATCCATTCATAGCCACGTTCTTCCAGTTCCAGCGCCAGTTCCGGGCCGGCAGTACGCACAATTTTCCCTTTGTAAAGAACGTGCACTATATCAGGCTTAATGTAATCCAGCAACCGTTGGTAGTGCGTGATTACCATGCAGGCGTTATCGTCGCGTTTCAGTTTATTCACCCCTTCGGCCACAATCCGCAATGCATCGATATCGAGTCCACTGTCTGTTTCGTCAAGAATGGATAGTTTAGGTTCAAGCATGGCCATTTGGAATATTTCATTCCGTTTTTTTTCTCCGCCGGAAAATCCTTCGTTCACCGAACGGTTGGTAAGTTTCGCATCCAACTCCACCAGCTCTTTCTTTTCGCGCATCATCTTCAGGAAATCGGATGCCGAGATAGGTTCCAGTCCCTGATAAGTGCGATGAGCATTGATGGCTGCACGCATAAAATTAGCCATGCTAACACCGGGAATTTCAACCGGATATTGAAAACTGAGAAAGATGCCTTCGCGGGAACGGTCTTCGGGTTTCATCTCCAACAGATTCTTGCCATTGAAGTAAACTTCACCTTCGGTAACCGTAAACAGTGGATTTCCTGTCAACACCGCCGAAAGTGTACTTTTACCCGAACCGTTTGGCCCCATGATGGCATGAACCTCTCCCGCATTCACCGTCAGGTCAATGCCCCGCAAAATCTCCTTTCCATTTATCGATGCATGTAAATTCTTAATTGTCAGCATATATCATATATTTATAGTTTCAGAAAAAAGATCCCCACATTCGGACAACTTTGCCGTAAAGGAATCTTATGCAAAGATAGTCAATAATTAAGGGGTTGATGGATACATTCCCGACAATAGGGTGTTAATTTTGCAACATAAACATTCAACTATTTTGAAATGATTAAAATTGATATAGACGATCACTCCGGCTTTTGTTTCGGAGTCGTCAGAGCCATTGAAAAAGCAGAAAAAGAGCTACAGGATCCGTCACCGCTTTACTGCCTGGGTGACATAGTACATAACGAACTGGAAGTGGAACGTTTACACCAGAAGGGGATGACGACGCTTTACGCCGATTCGATTGAAAAAGCGAAGGGATCACGCGTCCTGATCCGCGCCCACGGAGAACCGCCATCCACCTATCAGAAACTCAAAGAAGCAGGTATCCAGGTTATTGATGCCACCTGTCCGGTGGTACTGAAACTGCAACAACGCGTTAAAATAGCATACGAAACACATCCGAAAGAGGAGTGGCAGATCGTCATCTATGGCAAAAAAGGACATGCCGAAGTCATCGGACTGATGGGGCAAACCGAAAACAACGCTATTGTGGTGGAACATCCTGATGATCTGGAACGAATTGACTTCACCCGGAACATTTACCTCTTTTCACAAACCACGAAATCATTAAACGGGTTTAATGAGCTTATAAACAACATACAGGACAAAATTGCCGATAACGTTATTTTTGAACATGTAGATACAATTTGCCGCCAGGTGGCAAATCGAATTCCAAATATTCGTATCTTTGCACAAAATCATGACGTGGTCTTGTTTGTAAGTGGGGAGAAGAGTTCAAACGGCAAATCCCTGTTTGAAGAGTGCCAAAAAGCAAACCCTAACTCACATTTAATATACAAAATTGAAGATATTCACCCGCAGGCTTTAGCCAATGTTTCATCCGTCGGCATTTGTGGTGCGACATCAACACCAGCCTGGTTGATGGAGAAAGTTGCGGAACGCGTGAAGGAAATTGCATTGCAACCAACTAATAATTAACAACATGTATCAAATTAAATGTATTGGAGTATTAACCTCGGGAGGGGACGCTCCAGGAATGAATGCCGCTTTACGCGCTGTAACGCGTAAAGCCATTTATCATGGCATCCGGGTAAAGGCTATCTGCCGCGGATACAAAGGGTTGATCGGAGGCGAAATCAGGGAATTCCAGACACAGGATGTCAGCAATATTATCCAGCAGGGTGGCACCATCATTAAAACAGCCCGAAGCGAGGAATTCAAGACAGAAGAAGGCATGCGAATCGCCTACGAGAACTTGCGGAAAGAAGAAATTGATGCATTGGTCGTTATCGGAGGAGACGGAACTTTCACCGGAGCGCGTTATTTTGCACAGGAATATCCGGATATTCCTATCGTAGGAATCCCCGGCACCATTGACAATGACTTATATGGCACTGATTATACCATCGGATACGACACCGCCCTGAACACCATTGTGCAGGCTGTGGATAAAATCCGTGACACAGCAAGTTCGCACGAACGCCTCTTCTTTATTGAAGTCATGGGTCGTGATGCCGGCTTTTTAGCCCTCTACGGAGCGATAGCTTCCGGGGCCGAAGCGGCCATCATTCCTGAAATCGAAACCAACACCGACCAGTTGAATGAACTGATTGAACAAGGTTTCCGTAAGTCAAAGAACAGTAGCATCGTATTGGTAGCCGAAAGTGACATTACCGGTGGCGCTATCGGTATTTCCAACCGGCTGAAGGAAAAATACCCGGAATATGACTACCGCGTTACCATCCTGGGGCATATCCAACGGGGCGGATCTCCCACGGCCAACGACCGCATCCTGGCAAGCCGCATGGGGGCAGCAGCCATTGATGCCCTGCTCGACGACCAGCGCAATGTCATGATTGGGATCGTCAACGATGAAATTGTTTATGTTCCATTCAACAAAGCCATTAAGGACGAGAAACCTGTGGATAAGAAATTAATGGACATCATACGCATTCTGTCGATTTAACCGTTTAAGTTTTCCGGCGGTTCCCAGTGCGGAGCGCCACAATTTATACTTACGTGAGAAGCGTTCAGGCTTCTCACGTTCTTTCCTTTAAACATCATCACAATGAGAGTTCGAGTACGTTTTGCTCCAAGCCCCACAGGGCCGCTTCATATCGGAGGTGTCCGCACCGCTTTGTACAACTATCTTTTTGCCAAACAACACGGAGGCGATTTCCTCCTGCGCATCGAAGATACCGACTCAGCGCGTCTGGTTCCCGGTGCAGAAGATTATATCAACGGGTCGTTACAGTGGCTTGGCATCAAAGCCGACGAAGGCGTGCGGGAAGGCGGAGATTATGCTCCTTATAAACAAAGCGAACGCCGGCAAATCTACACGCAATATGTAGATTTACTACTGAAGGAAGGCAAAGCTTATTATGCCTTTGACACTCCGGAAGAGCTGGATGCCAAACGGAATGAGATTAAAAACTTCCAGTACGACGCCGCTACCCGCGGACTTATGCGCAACTCGCTCACTCTGCCCACAGCGGAAGTGGAACAACGATTGAAGGCAGGAGAACAATACGTGGTGCGTTTACGTATAGAACCCGATGAAGAGGTACGTGTAACCGACCTGATTCGTGGTGAAGTGGTGATCAACTCGACGGTGCTGGATGACAAGGTACTGTTCAAATCGTCCGATGGCCTGCCTACCTATCACCTGGCCAATGTGGTGGATGATCACCTGATGGAGATTTCGCATGTGATCCGGGGTGAAGAATGGTTACCATCGGCGCCGTTGCATGTTTTACTCTATCGCGCTTTCGGCTGGGAAGATTCCATGCCACAGTTTGCTCATCTTCCACTGCTGCTCAAACCCGAAGGCAACGGAAAGCTGAGTAAACGGGATGGCGACCGTCTGGGATTTCCCGTCTTCCCTCTTCAATGGCAAGATCCGAAAACAGGTGACATTTCCAGCGGATACCGCGAGGCAGGCTATTATCCCGAAGCTGTGATCAACTTTCTGGCACTATTGGGATGGCATCCCGAAACCGATCAGGAAATCTTTACCATGCAGGAATTGATCGAACAATTTTCTTTCGAACGATGTAGCAAAAGCGGAGCCAAATTTGATTTCGAAAAAGCAAAATGGTTCAATCACCATTATTTGCAACAAAAACCGGTATCCGAACTTGTAGCAGCTTTTCAACCCGTACTGAAATCAAAAGGCATTGAAGCCGCGGACGAAATGGTATCACAGGTGGTTTCCCTGATGAGAGAGCGAATTAACTTCATGCAGGATCTGTGGGATAACACCGATTATTTCTTTGCAGCTCCAACAGTATATGACGAAAAGTCGGTACAAAAACATTGGAAACCCGAAACAAAGCCGATGCTCGAAGCGCTGGTTCAACTGATTGAGTCATTACCTTCTTTCGGGTCTGATGCACAGGCTGATGAAGCTCATGTAATGGCGTGGATTCAAAGCAACGGATATAAAACCGGGAATGTAATGAATCCTTTCCGTATCGCTTTGGTAGGCGCCTCCAAAGGCCCCCATCTGTTCGATCTTACGTCTATTATCGGCAAAGAAGAAACCCTGCAACGCCTTCGTAAAGCCATGGCAACACTCGTGTAAGTCATTCTCAGCAGGAAGTTATTAATTTAACTTTCGCAAGCTCCAAATAATCCGGTTGCTTTAGGTTATTGAGATTTAAAACCTTATTTTGGAAATACCTGACCCTTAGTAGCATAGATCATATGAAGATCAGGCAAACCTTATTCCCTTATTAATATGAAACGAGTATGTGAATTCTTCATATCCAAGGGGAAGATGATGTTGGAATGTGAGTCCGTTACGCCCTTCTAAAAACAAATTATTATCGTATCTAATAAGGGAATAAGGTCAATTACCAGGGTGGTTATTGGTTTCCCTACTAAGGGTAAGCTACACTCAACATAAGGTTTCGAAATGGGTGCCTGATCCCAATTATCAGAGATGGGATTCAAGTTTCATACGGTAGCTTTTAAAAACAAACATAAACAAGGAGACTGAACATTGTTCCTATTGCTTTTTCACTTGAAGTAAAAAAGCTATTTTTCTCTGAAAGTATTATTGTATCTTTATGTCTCAGTATATTTTTTTTGGTTTTGTTTGACAATATAAAGTTACTGACATTCAGTGATTTTACCAAATTTATATGCTGCTATTTTCTTATATATCAGCAAGTTATTTTACTTGCGAAAGTTGAATTATTAAAAAGAAGAAGATTAGCAGTGAAAAAGAAGTTGATGTCCAATTTTTACTATGGACTTCCTGAATTTTTATTGCGTAACTTTCGTAAGCTTATACGATAGCAAGGTCAGTGAGTTTCCCCAAAATATGAGGTTTGACCGTTGTAGCCTTTAGACTTTTGACCGAGGCGCTCGTTCAACTTTACACCTTACACTTTCAACCGCAGTTCTTTTTATACCGCGGTTTAGTGTTGTTCACCCTTTGACTTTAGACTGCTAAGGTGAATTCCTTTGATCAGGGGCACAGGTGACAACCTCTTTTGATGCATGTTATCTGTATCTGTGCCTATATTCATGGGGAGGCGGTGGTGTGGTTGTAGCATCCAGGTAAGCTGCGCCGGCTATGACAGCTACCGTTCCCACTCCCCCCATAATATGACCTACCACAGTTGTCCTGCTAACATAAAACATGTTACTTGCCTGATAAACATCAGAAGGAGAGATCGTAGTCTGA
The sequence above is drawn from the Microbacter margulisiae genome and encodes:
- the bcp gene encoding thioredoxin-dependent thiol peroxidase; this translates as MLQTGDHIPDLTVQDHNGNPFQTSSLKGKKTILYFYPKDNTSGCTAEACNLNENLSAWADKGYQIVGVSPDSPTSHQKFMAKYQLNFTLLADTEKTLATAFGTWGEKSLYGKKYMGILRTTFVLDEQGVITHVIEKVNTKEHSQQLEVALQ
- a CDS encoding DUF6249 domain-containing protein, with product MKKIGFLLLFVLCGVFATTKADIKTDKLLATTTQHVAPTANKDSVSSTADSSYGTNKDQQESELIQKLSPDQLLELEKIRSGENEANPLGAVGIVLISMMPFVTAILIVFFVMYSKRKKEQRLMDLYEKAIESGRDLPADFFKRPEEDQKSYLLKGLVWLAVGIGLSIGMLYLMGFNSPWAFGMIPGLVGIAYGISYFVEKKNKANNTNNE
- a CDS encoding sigma-70 family RNA polymerase sigma factor, coding for MSNADDLKWVMQVTVLGNKNAFDPLVRKYQSPIRRFFLNLTMGDALLSDDLSQETFIKAYLQLSSFKGLSGFSTWLFRIAYNVFYDYIRAQKGKDEVSLDEVDRHYHTDNDYSAENADLYAALEKLRHEERTAILLCYMEGLSHSQASKVMQCPLGTLKSYVSAGKTKLASLLQ
- a CDS encoding DUF5056 domain-containing protein; the protein is MNDKALQQFLQQHKQEIPDNGFSRKVINRLPARQPAPPLVWIFAAIGTLLFFAINGYQRSIEQIATLMEKAPWWTFPVAGTALVAVFLVAFLWHEHKTTVSLSFNR
- the sufD gene encoding Fe-S cluster assembly protein SufD — its product is MSKENTYIELYQQYRNAIHKPCAPLLNAPRDEAMDAFIRLGFPTTSQEDYMYTDLASAFEVEYGLNINRLSIPSNPGDVFRCDVPGITSWVYFVVNDSFYRMPRQPKLPEEVIVCSLNEAAEKYPALFEKYYNRLAPNDEVASVAFNTAFAQDGFFMYVPDGVTLEKPVQLVDIMRSDVDFMANSRNLIIIGEGAKARFLECAHTVDNVQFLSNRVTEVFVGENATFDYYSLENTHNKTTNIASLYLRQEASSNVVVNEIVLHNGMTRNDVKIDLQGEKCQTLLCGMAIGDKAEHIDNSTLLVHAKPGCQSRELYKYVLDDSSVGAFAGKILVAEGAQKTEALLTNRNLCVTPTARMKTKPQLEIYADDVKCSHGATIGQLDETAMFYMRSRGLSEADAKLLLMYAFMADVIDNIRIDVLQERIRYLVEKRFRGELSKCTGCVVCK
- the sufC gene encoding Fe-S cluster assembly ATPase SufC, which codes for MLTIKNLHASINGKEILRGIDLTVNAGEVHAIMGPNGSGKSTLSAVLTGNPLFTVTEGEVYFNGKNLLEMKPEDRSREGIFLSFQYPVEIPGVSMANFMRAAINAHRTYQGLEPISASDFLKMMREKKELVELDAKLTNRSVNEGFSGGEKKRNEIFQMAMLEPKLSILDETDSGLDIDALRIVAEGVNKLKRDDNACMVITHYQRLLDYIKPDIVHVLYKGKIVRTAGPELALELEERGYEWIKQQVDEE
- a CDS encoding 4-hydroxy-3-methylbut-2-enyl diphosphate reductase, whose protein sequence is MIKIDIDDHSGFCFGVVRAIEKAEKELQDPSPLYCLGDIVHNELEVERLHQKGMTTLYADSIEKAKGSRVLIRAHGEPPSTYQKLKEAGIQVIDATCPVVLKLQQRVKIAYETHPKEEWQIVIYGKKGHAEVIGLMGQTENNAIVVEHPDDLERIDFTRNIYLFSQTTKSLNGFNELINNIQDKIADNVIFEHVDTICRQVANRIPNIRIFAQNHDVVLFVSGEKSSNGKSLFEECQKANPNSHLIYKIEDIHPQALANVSSVGICGATSTPAWLMEKVAERVKEIALQPTNN
- the pfkA gene encoding 6-phosphofructokinase — translated: MYQIKCIGVLTSGGDAPGMNAALRAVTRKAIYHGIRVKAICRGYKGLIGGEIREFQTQDVSNIIQQGGTIIKTARSEEFKTEEGMRIAYENLRKEEIDALVVIGGDGTFTGARYFAQEYPDIPIVGIPGTIDNDLYGTDYTIGYDTALNTIVQAVDKIRDTASSHERLFFIEVMGRDAGFLALYGAIASGAEAAIIPEIETNTDQLNELIEQGFRKSKNSSIVLVAESDITGGAIGISNRLKEKYPEYDYRVTILGHIQRGGSPTANDRILASRMGAAAIDALLDDQRNVMIGIVNDEIVYVPFNKAIKDEKPVDKKLMDIIRILSI
- the gltX gene encoding glutamate--tRNA ligase, translated to MRVRVRFAPSPTGPLHIGGVRTALYNYLFAKQHGGDFLLRIEDTDSARLVPGAEDYINGSLQWLGIKADEGVREGGDYAPYKQSERRQIYTQYVDLLLKEGKAYYAFDTPEELDAKRNEIKNFQYDAATRGLMRNSLTLPTAEVEQRLKAGEQYVVRLRIEPDEEVRVTDLIRGEVVINSTVLDDKVLFKSSDGLPTYHLANVVDDHLMEISHVIRGEEWLPSAPLHVLLYRAFGWEDSMPQFAHLPLLLKPEGNGKLSKRDGDRLGFPVFPLQWQDPKTGDISSGYREAGYYPEAVINFLALLGWHPETDQEIFTMQELIEQFSFERCSKSGAKFDFEKAKWFNHHYLQQKPVSELVAAFQPVLKSKGIEAADEMVSQVVSLMRERINFMQDLWDNTDYFFAAPTVYDEKSVQKHWKPETKPMLEALVQLIESLPSFGSDAQADEAHVMAWIQSNGYKTGNVMNPFRIALVGASKGPHLFDLTSIIGKEETLQRLRKAMATLV